The proteins below are encoded in one region of Saccopteryx leptura isolate mSacLep1 chromosome 1, mSacLep1_pri_phased_curated, whole genome shotgun sequence:
- the PRKAA1 gene encoding 5'-AMP-activated protein kinase catalytic subunit alpha-1 isoform X1: MRRLSSWRKMATAEKQKHDGRVKIGHYILGDTLGVGTFGKVKVGKHELTGHKVAVKILNRQKIRSLDVVGKIRREIQNLKLFRHPHIIKLYQVISTPSDIFMVMEYVSGGELFDYICKNGRLDEKESRRLFQQILSGVDYCHRHMVVHRDLKPENVLLDAHMNAKIADFGLSNMMSDGEFLRTSCGSPNYAAPEVISGRLYAGPEVDIWSSGVILYALLCGTLPFDDDHVPTLFKKICDGIFYTPQYLNPSVISLLKHMLQVDPMKRATIKDIREHEWFKQDLPKYLFPEDPSYSSTMIDDEALKEVCEKFECSEEEVLSCLYNRNHQDPLAVAYHLIIDNRRIMNEAKDFYLATSPPDSFLDDHHLTRPHPERVPFLVAETPRTRHTLDELNPQKSKHQGVRKAKWHLGIRSQSRPNDIMAEVCRAIKQLDYEWKVVNPYYLRVRRKNPVTSTYSKMSLQLYQVDSRTYLLDFRSIDDEITEAKSGTATPQRSGSISNYRSCQRSDSDAEAPGKSAEASLTSSVTSLDSSPVDLTPRPGSHTIEFFEMCANLIKILAQ, encoded by the exons TTGGCAAACACGAACTGACGGGGCATAAAGTTGCTGTGAAGATACTCAATCGGCAGAAGATTCGAAGCCTCGATGTGGTCGGAAAAATCCGCCGAGAAATTCAGAACCTCAAGCTTTTCAGGCATCCTCACATTATTAAACT GTACCAGGTCATCAGTACACCATCTGATATTTTCATGGTGATGGAATATGTCTCAGGAGGAGAGCTATTTGATTATATCTGTAAAAATGGAAGG CTGGATGAAAAAGAAAGTCGACGTCTGTTCCAACAAATCCTTTCTGGTGTGGATTACTGTCACAGGCATATGGTGGTCCATAGAGATTTGAAGCCAGAAAATGTCCTGCTTGATGCACACATGAATGCAAAGATAGCTGATTTTG GTCTTTCAAACATGATGTCAGATGGTGAATTTTTAAGAACAAGCTGTGGATCACCCAACTATGCTGCACCAGAAGTAATTTCAGGAAG ATTGTATGCGGGTCCAGAGGTGGACATATGGAGCAGTGGCGTTATTCTCTATGCTCTGTTATGTGGAACCCTCCCATTTGATGACGACCACGTGCCAACCCTTTTTAAGAAGATATGTGATGGAATATTTTATACCCCTCAGTATTTAAATCCTTCTGTGATTAGCCTATTGAAACACATGCTACAGGTGGATCCCATGAAGAGGGCCACAATCAAAGATATCAG GGAACATGAATGGTTTAAACAGGATCTTCCCAAATATCTCTTTCCTGAGGATCCGTCATATAGTTCAACCATGATTGATGACGAAGCCTTAAAGGAGGTGTGTGAGAAGTTTGAGTGCTCAGAAGAGGAGGTCCTCAGCTGCCTCTATAACAGAAACCACCAGGATCCGTTGGCAGTCGCCTACCACCTCATAATAGATAACAGGAGAATAATGAATGAGGCCAAAGATTTCTACCTGGCGACAAGCCCACCTGATTCTTTTCTTGATGACCATCACTTGACGCGGCCCCATCCTGAGCGAGTACCCTTCTTGGTTGCTGAAACACCAAGGACACGCCATACCCTCGATGAACTAAATCCACAGAAATCCAAACACCAAGGTGTAAGGAAAGCAAAATGGCATCTGGGAATTAGAAGTCAAAGTCGACCAAATGATATCATGGCAGAAGTTTGTAGAGCAATTAAACAGCTGGATTATGAATGGAAG GTTGTAAACCCATATTATTTGCGTGTTCGAAGGAAGAATCCTGTGACAAGTACATACTCCAAAATGAGTCTACAGTTATACCAAGTGGATAGTAGAACGTATTTATTGGATTTCCGAAGTATTGATG ATGAAATTACTGAAGCCAAATCAGGGACTGCTACACCACAGAGATCCGGATCAATTAGCAACTATCGATCTTGCCAAAGGAGCGATTCCGATGCCGAGGCTCCAGGAAAATCCGCAGAAGCGTCTCTTACCTCATCTGTGACCTCACTTGATTCCTCCCCTGTAGACTTAACTCCAAGGCCTGGCAGTCACACCATAGAATTTTTTGAGATGTGTGCAAATCTCATTAAAATTCTTGCACAGTAA
- the PRKAA1 gene encoding 5'-AMP-activated protein kinase catalytic subunit alpha-1 isoform X3, whose product MWSEKSAEKFRTSSFSGILTLLNCLSNMMSDGEFLRTSCGSPNYAAPEVISGRLYAGPEVDIWSSGVILYALLCGTLPFDDDHVPTLFKKICDGIFYTPQYLNPSVISLLKHMLQVDPMKRATIKDIREHEWFKQDLPKYLFPEDPSYSSTMIDDEALKEVCEKFECSEEEVLSCLYNRNHQDPLAVAYHLIIDNRRIMNEAKDFYLATSPPDSFLDDHHLTRPHPERVPFLVAETPRTRHTLDELNPQKSKHQGVRKAKWHLGIRSQSRPNDIMAEVCRAIKQLDYEWKVVNPYYLRVRRKNPVTSTYSKMSLQLYQVDSRTYLLDFRSIDDEITEAKSGTATPQRSGSISNYRSCQRSDSDAEAPGKSAEASLTSSVTSLDSSPVDLTPRPGSHTIEFFEMCANLIKILAQ is encoded by the exons ATGTGGTCGGAAAAATCCGCCGAGAAATTCAGAACCTCAAGCTTTTCAGGCATCCTCACATTATTAAACT GTCTTTCAAACATGATGTCAGATGGTGAATTTTTAAGAACAAGCTGTGGATCACCCAACTATGCTGCACCAGAAGTAATTTCAGGAAG ATTGTATGCGGGTCCAGAGGTGGACATATGGAGCAGTGGCGTTATTCTCTATGCTCTGTTATGTGGAACCCTCCCATTTGATGACGACCACGTGCCAACCCTTTTTAAGAAGATATGTGATGGAATATTTTATACCCCTCAGTATTTAAATCCTTCTGTGATTAGCCTATTGAAACACATGCTACAGGTGGATCCCATGAAGAGGGCCACAATCAAAGATATCAG GGAACATGAATGGTTTAAACAGGATCTTCCCAAATATCTCTTTCCTGAGGATCCGTCATATAGTTCAACCATGATTGATGACGAAGCCTTAAAGGAGGTGTGTGAGAAGTTTGAGTGCTCAGAAGAGGAGGTCCTCAGCTGCCTCTATAACAGAAACCACCAGGATCCGTTGGCAGTCGCCTACCACCTCATAATAGATAACAGGAGAATAATGAATGAGGCCAAAGATTTCTACCTGGCGACAAGCCCACCTGATTCTTTTCTTGATGACCATCACTTGACGCGGCCCCATCCTGAGCGAGTACCCTTCTTGGTTGCTGAAACACCAAGGACACGCCATACCCTCGATGAACTAAATCCACAGAAATCCAAACACCAAGGTGTAAGGAAAGCAAAATGGCATCTGGGAATTAGAAGTCAAAGTCGACCAAATGATATCATGGCAGAAGTTTGTAGAGCAATTAAACAGCTGGATTATGAATGGAAG GTTGTAAACCCATATTATTTGCGTGTTCGAAGGAAGAATCCTGTGACAAGTACATACTCCAAAATGAGTCTACAGTTATACCAAGTGGATAGTAGAACGTATTTATTGGATTTCCGAAGTATTGATG ATGAAATTACTGAAGCCAAATCAGGGACTGCTACACCACAGAGATCCGGATCAATTAGCAACTATCGATCTTGCCAAAGGAGCGATTCCGATGCCGAGGCTCCAGGAAAATCCGCAGAAGCGTCTCTTACCTCATCTGTGACCTCACTTGATTCCTCCCCTGTAGACTTAACTCCAAGGCCTGGCAGTCACACCATAGAATTTTTTGAGATGTGTGCAAATCTCATTAAAATTCTTGCACAGTAA
- the PRKAA1 gene encoding 5'-AMP-activated protein kinase catalytic subunit alpha-1 isoform X2 — protein MVVHRDLKPENVLLDAHMNAKIADFGLSNMMSDGEFLRTSCGSPNYAAPEVISGRLYAGPEVDIWSSGVILYALLCGTLPFDDDHVPTLFKKICDGIFYTPQYLNPSVISLLKHMLQVDPMKRATIKDIREHEWFKQDLPKYLFPEDPSYSSTMIDDEALKEVCEKFECSEEEVLSCLYNRNHQDPLAVAYHLIIDNRRIMNEAKDFYLATSPPDSFLDDHHLTRPHPERVPFLVAETPRTRHTLDELNPQKSKHQGVRKAKWHLGIRSQSRPNDIMAEVCRAIKQLDYEWKVVNPYYLRVRRKNPVTSTYSKMSLQLYQVDSRTYLLDFRSIDDEITEAKSGTATPQRSGSISNYRSCQRSDSDAEAPGKSAEASLTSSVTSLDSSPVDLTPRPGSHTIEFFEMCANLIKILAQ, from the exons ATGGTGGTCCATAGAGATTTGAAGCCAGAAAATGTCCTGCTTGATGCACACATGAATGCAAAGATAGCTGATTTTG GTCTTTCAAACATGATGTCAGATGGTGAATTTTTAAGAACAAGCTGTGGATCACCCAACTATGCTGCACCAGAAGTAATTTCAGGAAG ATTGTATGCGGGTCCAGAGGTGGACATATGGAGCAGTGGCGTTATTCTCTATGCTCTGTTATGTGGAACCCTCCCATTTGATGACGACCACGTGCCAACCCTTTTTAAGAAGATATGTGATGGAATATTTTATACCCCTCAGTATTTAAATCCTTCTGTGATTAGCCTATTGAAACACATGCTACAGGTGGATCCCATGAAGAGGGCCACAATCAAAGATATCAG GGAACATGAATGGTTTAAACAGGATCTTCCCAAATATCTCTTTCCTGAGGATCCGTCATATAGTTCAACCATGATTGATGACGAAGCCTTAAAGGAGGTGTGTGAGAAGTTTGAGTGCTCAGAAGAGGAGGTCCTCAGCTGCCTCTATAACAGAAACCACCAGGATCCGTTGGCAGTCGCCTACCACCTCATAATAGATAACAGGAGAATAATGAATGAGGCCAAAGATTTCTACCTGGCGACAAGCCCACCTGATTCTTTTCTTGATGACCATCACTTGACGCGGCCCCATCCTGAGCGAGTACCCTTCTTGGTTGCTGAAACACCAAGGACACGCCATACCCTCGATGAACTAAATCCACAGAAATCCAAACACCAAGGTGTAAGGAAAGCAAAATGGCATCTGGGAATTAGAAGTCAAAGTCGACCAAATGATATCATGGCAGAAGTTTGTAGAGCAATTAAACAGCTGGATTATGAATGGAAG GTTGTAAACCCATATTATTTGCGTGTTCGAAGGAAGAATCCTGTGACAAGTACATACTCCAAAATGAGTCTACAGTTATACCAAGTGGATAGTAGAACGTATTTATTGGATTTCCGAAGTATTGATG ATGAAATTACTGAAGCCAAATCAGGGACTGCTACACCACAGAGATCCGGATCAATTAGCAACTATCGATCTTGCCAAAGGAGCGATTCCGATGCCGAGGCTCCAGGAAAATCCGCAGAAGCGTCTCTTACCTCATCTGTGACCTCACTTGATTCCTCCCCTGTAGACTTAACTCCAAGGCCTGGCAGTCACACCATAGAATTTTTTGAGATGTGTGCAAATCTCATTAAAATTCTTGCACAGTAA